A DNA window from Engystomops pustulosus chromosome 6, aEngPut4.maternal, whole genome shotgun sequence contains the following coding sequences:
- the SIAE gene encoding sialate O-acetylesterase isoform X1 encodes MIQLLLQILLLPLLFTRTDATFRFASYYGDHMVLQQKPSQAVVWGFGEVGAMVTVTLLRGMDTISKTAVIVKGDVGVWKVLLDPMDYGGPYHLIAHQTFKQEITSIHLDDVLFGDVWLCGGQSNMEMTVSQIFNASKELELASQYPYVRLFTASLVTSDIELLDLAKVDLEWSIPTRKNLGNGDFTYFSAVCWIFGRHLAQKLKYPIGLVESVWGGTPVEAWSSKTALSNCGLSESSKEKIQSRFEVTDTATGPCQYTVLWNAMIHPLLNMTIKGAIWYQGEANTGLNTHLYNCTFPTLIQDWRRSFHEGSLGQTDPNFPFGFVQLSTFMKTQPHDNYPEIRWHQTADYGYAPNPKMPNTFMAVAMDLGDDDSPYGCVHPRDKHTVAYRLYLGAQAIAYGDQSVPFQGPFPETIDVYYNYSYMNITYNEELLINHTCGQIFEVFCSVGININGESHYAWVPAPAKSPSSKVVTVLFKGCSHISAVRYAWYDWPCEYKKCPIYGIHSRLPAPLFIKYFK; translated from the exons ATGATACAACTACTGCTACAAATTCTGCTCCTGCCTCTGCTGTTTACAAGAACAG atGCAACATTCAGATTCGCATCCTATTATGGAGACCACATGGTTCTGCAGCAAAAGCCATCGCAGGCGGTTGTTTGGGGGTTCGGAGAAGTGGGGGCTATGGTGACTGTGACACTTCTGCGAGGAATGGACACCATCTCAAAGACAGCAGTGATTGTAAAAG GTGATGTTGGTGTCTGGAAGGTGCTGCTGGACCCAATGGATTATGGAGGACCTTATCACTTGATTGCCCATCAGACCTTCAAGCAAGAAATTACAAGTATCCACCTGGATGACGTTCTGTTTGGTGATGTCTGGCTTTGTGGGGGACAAAGTAATATGGAGATGACCGTCTCCCAG attttcaatgCCAGTAAGGAGCTAGAACTTGCTTCACAATATCCATATGTCCGTCTGTTCACTGCGTCACTGGTGACATCCGATATAGAACTGCTGGACCTTGCCAAGGTGGATCTAGAATGGTCTATCCCAACACGCA AAAACCTTGGAAATGGGGATTTCACATATTTTTCTGCGGTCTGCTGGATCTTTGGACGACATTTGGCACAAAAGTTGAAGTATCCAATAGGACTAGTGGAATCAGTGTGGGGAGGAACGCCGGTGGAAGCTTGGTCTTCAAAAACAGCTCTGTCCAATTGTGGGCTTTCTGAGTCTTCCAAAGAAAAAATCCAGAG CAGATTTGAGGTTACAGATACAGCCACTGGTCCGTGTCAATACACGGTGCTGTGGAATGCCATGATACACCCCCTCCTGAATATGACCATAAAGGGAGCCATATGGTATCAAG GGGAGGCAAATACTGGCTTGAACACTCACCTCTATAATTGTACATTCCCGACTCTCATCCAAGACTGGAGACGCTCTTTCCATGAAGGGTCGCTCGGGCAAACAGACCCCAACTTTCCCTTTGGCTTTGTGCAG CTCAGCACCTTCATGAAAACCCAACCACATGACAACTACCCAGAAATTAGATGGCATCAAACAGCTGACTATGGCTACGCTCCAAACCCTAAGATGCCCAATACATTCATGGCTGTAGCTATGGACCTGGGGGATGACGACTCCCCTTATGGATG TGTTCACCCACGGGATAAGCACACAGTGGCATACAGACTGTATCTGGGGGCACAAGCCATTGCTTACGGTGATCAAAGTGTCCCTTTCCAGGGTCCATTTCCAGAAACTATTGACGTCTACTACAACTACTCATACATGAACATAACCTACAACGAAGAGCTACTTATCAACCATACCTGTGGCCAGATATTTGAG GTATTTTGCAGTGTTGGAATCAACATAAATGGAGAATCACACTATGCCTGGGTCCCGGCCCCAGCAAAGTCACCATCCTCTAAAGTAGTCACAGTCTTATTTAAAGGATGCAGTCACATCTCTGCAGTCCGGTATGCCTGGTATGATTGGCCCTGTGAATACAAAAAGTGTCCAATATATGGTATCCATAGCAGGCTACCAGCACCACTCTTTATTAAGTACTTTaagtga
- the SIAE gene encoding sialate O-acetylesterase isoform X2, protein MIQLLLQILLLPLLFTRTDATFRFASYYGDHMVLQQKPSQAVVWGFGEVGAMVTVTLLRGMDTISKTAVIVKGDVGVWKVLLDPMDYGGPYHLIAHQTFKQEITSIHLDDVLFGDVWLCGGQSNMEMTVSQIFNASKELELASQYPYVRLFTASLVTSDIELLDLAKVDLEWSIPTRKNLGNGDFTYFSAVCWIFGRHLAQKLKYPIGLVESVWGGTPVEAWSSKTALSNCGLSESSKEKIQRFEVTDTATGPCQYTVLWNAMIHPLLNMTIKGAIWYQGEANTGLNTHLYNCTFPTLIQDWRRSFHEGSLGQTDPNFPFGFVQLSTFMKTQPHDNYPEIRWHQTADYGYAPNPKMPNTFMAVAMDLGDDDSPYGCVHPRDKHTVAYRLYLGAQAIAYGDQSVPFQGPFPETIDVYYNYSYMNITYNEELLINHTCGQIFEVFCSVGININGESHYAWVPAPAKSPSSKVVTVLFKGCSHISAVRYAWYDWPCEYKKCPIYGIHSRLPAPLFIKYFK, encoded by the exons ATGATACAACTACTGCTACAAATTCTGCTCCTGCCTCTGCTGTTTACAAGAACAG atGCAACATTCAGATTCGCATCCTATTATGGAGACCACATGGTTCTGCAGCAAAAGCCATCGCAGGCGGTTGTTTGGGGGTTCGGAGAAGTGGGGGCTATGGTGACTGTGACACTTCTGCGAGGAATGGACACCATCTCAAAGACAGCAGTGATTGTAAAAG GTGATGTTGGTGTCTGGAAGGTGCTGCTGGACCCAATGGATTATGGAGGACCTTATCACTTGATTGCCCATCAGACCTTCAAGCAAGAAATTACAAGTATCCACCTGGATGACGTTCTGTTTGGTGATGTCTGGCTTTGTGGGGGACAAAGTAATATGGAGATGACCGTCTCCCAG attttcaatgCCAGTAAGGAGCTAGAACTTGCTTCACAATATCCATATGTCCGTCTGTTCACTGCGTCACTGGTGACATCCGATATAGAACTGCTGGACCTTGCCAAGGTGGATCTAGAATGGTCTATCCCAACACGCA AAAACCTTGGAAATGGGGATTTCACATATTTTTCTGCGGTCTGCTGGATCTTTGGACGACATTTGGCACAAAAGTTGAAGTATCCAATAGGACTAGTGGAATCAGTGTGGGGAGGAACGCCGGTGGAAGCTTGGTCTTCAAAAACAGCTCTGTCCAATTGTGGGCTTTCTGAGTCTTCCAAAGAAAAAATCCAGAG ATTTGAGGTTACAGATACAGCCACTGGTCCGTGTCAATACACGGTGCTGTGGAATGCCATGATACACCCCCTCCTGAATATGACCATAAAGGGAGCCATATGGTATCAAG GGGAGGCAAATACTGGCTTGAACACTCACCTCTATAATTGTACATTCCCGACTCTCATCCAAGACTGGAGACGCTCTTTCCATGAAGGGTCGCTCGGGCAAACAGACCCCAACTTTCCCTTTGGCTTTGTGCAG CTCAGCACCTTCATGAAAACCCAACCACATGACAACTACCCAGAAATTAGATGGCATCAAACAGCTGACTATGGCTACGCTCCAAACCCTAAGATGCCCAATACATTCATGGCTGTAGCTATGGACCTGGGGGATGACGACTCCCCTTATGGATG TGTTCACCCACGGGATAAGCACACAGTGGCATACAGACTGTATCTGGGGGCACAAGCCATTGCTTACGGTGATCAAAGTGTCCCTTTCCAGGGTCCATTTCCAGAAACTATTGACGTCTACTACAACTACTCATACATGAACATAACCTACAACGAAGAGCTACTTATCAACCATACCTGTGGCCAGATATTTGAG GTATTTTGCAGTGTTGGAATCAACATAAATGGAGAATCACACTATGCCTGGGTCCCGGCCCCAGCAAAGTCACCATCCTCTAAAGTAGTCACAGTCTTATTTAAAGGATGCAGTCACATCTCTGCAGTCCGGTATGCCTGGTATGATTGGCCCTGTGAATACAAAAAGTGTCCAATATATGGTATCCATAGCAGGCTACCAGCACCACTCTTTATTAAGTACTTTaagtga
- the PANX3 gene encoding pannexin-3 isoform X2 — MSIANRAAEYMLSDALLPEVPPNKKGLRLELPLDRIIKLVSVGLPLLLVSMTFARELSTGSQILCFPPSNFTEKQVQYVDKHCWHSLTHHDFTADGKLSTTSLWIHKVFPFTLMAIAVMMYIPVALWRYISKSALYPDLLFIIDELDKSYNRSIKLVQHLLKTHRTCPDPQLFWEELKSARHVRYFEFPLLEKYLSCKQRSHYIAFTYILRNLLLILLIILTCFYLGFFHLNVFNKEEFTCHVMPGFLVSEPSTSEYVKCKLVSLTVFQVISVVNAVVYMLLLPVIIFNMSKLFHWDKQFLNVYEMLPAFDLLTNKMLGCPINDLNMTIMFLRANISELKSFGRLSVLCTLKKTTRNNEKIDTVVDFMTLLVGMDEDYGTPDFATCEENMTASETQTISKPNNFEMVKKEARK; from the exons ATGTCAATAGCAAACAGGGCAGCAGAGTACATGCTCTCAGATGCTTTATTACCAGAGGTCCCCCCAAATAAGAAAGGCCTCCGACTGGAGTTACCCCTGGATCGTATTATTAAGTTGGTCTCTGTTGGTCTACCGCTGTTACTTGTGTCAATGACGTTTGCTCGGGAACTTTCTACAG GGTCACAAATTCTCTGCTTCCCCCCaagtaattttactgaaaaacaaGTACAGTATGTGGACAAACACTGTTGGCATTCACTGACGCACCATGACTTCACCGCTGATGGGAAACTATCAACAACATCCTTGTGGATCCATAAG gttttcccattcaCGCTGATGGCCATCGCTGTGATGATGTATATTCCAGTAGCACTATGGAGATACATTTCCAAATCTGCATTATACCCAGATCTTCTCTTTATTATTGATGAGCTTGATAAATCCTACAATCGATCCATTAAACTGGTGCAGCATTTATTGAAGACCCACAGGACCTGCCCTGACCCACAGCTGTTCTGGGAAGAGCTTAAAAG TGCTCGGCATGTCCGATACTTTGAGTTTCCTCTGCTGGAGAAGTACTTGAGCTGCAAGCAACGGTCGCACTACATTGCATTCACCTATATACTGAGAAACCTCCTCCTCATACTTCTTATCATCCTCACCTGCTTTTACCTTGGATTCTTTCATCTCAATGTCTTCAACAAGGAGGAATTCACATGTCATGTGATGCCAGGATTCCTGGTGTCTGAACCATCTACCTCTGAATATGTCAAGTGTAAATTAGTGTCTCTGACCGTCTTTCAGGTGATCAGCGTGGTAAATGCGGTGGTTTACATGCTCCTCCTGCCCGTCATAATATTTAATATGAGCAAACTGTTCCATTGGGACAAGCAGTTCCTAAATGTCTACGAGATGCTGCCAGCCTTCGACCTCCTCACCAACAAAATGCTTGGCTGCCCCATCAATGACCTGAATATGACCATCATGTTCCTCCGTGCCAATATTTCTGAGCTGAAGTCCTTTGGCCGCCTCAGTGTCCTGTGCACGCTTAAGAAGACAACGCGGAATAATGAGAAGATTGACACGGTGGTGGATTTCATGACATTGTTGGTGGGAATGGATGAAGATTACGGAACCCCTGACTttgcaacatgtgaggaaaacatGACAGCTAGTGAAACGCAAACCATATCAAAACCAAACAACTTTG aaatggtaaAAAAAGAAGCAAGAAAATGA
- the PANX3 gene encoding pannexin-3 isoform X1, producing the protein MSIANRAAEYMLSDALLPEVPPNKKGLRLELPLDRIIKLVSVGLPLLLVSMTFARELSTGSQILCFPPSNFTEKQVQYVDKHCWHSLTHHDFTADGKLSTTSLWIHKVFPFTLMAIAVMMYIPVALWRYISKSALYPDLLFIIDELDKSYNRSIKLVQHLLKTHRTCPDPQLFWEELKSARHVRYFEFPLLEKYLSCKQRSHYIAFTYILRNLLLILLIILTCFYLGFFHLNVFNKEEFTCHVMPGFLVSEPSTSEYVKCKLVSLTVFQVISVVNAVVYMLLLPVIIFNMSKLFHWDKQFLNVYEMLPAFDLLTNKMLGCPINDLNMTIMFLRANISELKSFGRLSVLCTLKKTTRNNEKIDTVVDFMTLLVGMDEDYGTPDFATCEENMTASETQTISKPNNFGKSYIYLSKNI; encoded by the exons ATGTCAATAGCAAACAGGGCAGCAGAGTACATGCTCTCAGATGCTTTATTACCAGAGGTCCCCCCAAATAAGAAAGGCCTCCGACTGGAGTTACCCCTGGATCGTATTATTAAGTTGGTCTCTGTTGGTCTACCGCTGTTACTTGTGTCAATGACGTTTGCTCGGGAACTTTCTACAG GGTCACAAATTCTCTGCTTCCCCCCaagtaattttactgaaaaacaaGTACAGTATGTGGACAAACACTGTTGGCATTCACTGACGCACCATGACTTCACCGCTGATGGGAAACTATCAACAACATCCTTGTGGATCCATAAG gttttcccattcaCGCTGATGGCCATCGCTGTGATGATGTATATTCCAGTAGCACTATGGAGATACATTTCCAAATCTGCATTATACCCAGATCTTCTCTTTATTATTGATGAGCTTGATAAATCCTACAATCGATCCATTAAACTGGTGCAGCATTTATTGAAGACCCACAGGACCTGCCCTGACCCACAGCTGTTCTGGGAAGAGCTTAAAAG TGCTCGGCATGTCCGATACTTTGAGTTTCCTCTGCTGGAGAAGTACTTGAGCTGCAAGCAACGGTCGCACTACATTGCATTCACCTATATACTGAGAAACCTCCTCCTCATACTTCTTATCATCCTCACCTGCTTTTACCTTGGATTCTTTCATCTCAATGTCTTCAACAAGGAGGAATTCACATGTCATGTGATGCCAGGATTCCTGGTGTCTGAACCATCTACCTCTGAATATGTCAAGTGTAAATTAGTGTCTCTGACCGTCTTTCAGGTGATCAGCGTGGTAAATGCGGTGGTTTACATGCTCCTCCTGCCCGTCATAATATTTAATATGAGCAAACTGTTCCATTGGGACAAGCAGTTCCTAAATGTCTACGAGATGCTGCCAGCCTTCGACCTCCTCACCAACAAAATGCTTGGCTGCCCCATCAATGACCTGAATATGACCATCATGTTCCTCCGTGCCAATATTTCTGAGCTGAAGTCCTTTGGCCGCCTCAGTGTCCTGTGCACGCTTAAGAAGACAACGCGGAATAATGAGAAGATTGACACGGTGGTGGATTTCATGACATTGTTGGTGGGAATGGATGAAGATTACGGAACCCCTGACTttgcaacatgtgaggaaaacatGACAGCTAGTGAAACGCAAACCATATCAAAACCAAACAACTTTGGTAAGAGCTACATTTACCtgagtaaaaatatataa
- the TBRG1 gene encoding transforming growth factor beta regulator 1, translating to MNPAFTSHSLYHEAKMKTKKRSHKEKYRLKCLRLRRMAKAMIFENAALCDEIARIESKFTRAKEERRFLLKRLLQLQALSEDDPSGTHSSSLSLPFDMSGLSDGNLDMSLTNMAEDSAGKKIKKDRREKGKENKSEFVKKISKKKKVSEGATRRWVQPILLDPCGRPIFPIVLDGLTVYSLGEIVSNRSNFHDKDAIYPVGFCSTRVYVSMRSPDQKCLYTCQIKDGWSGPQFEIVPEDDPQNSIVGSSAADCHATLLKNICAMRGQIITAQENTGEYFFGFTHPTIQNLIQSCPGARKCVSYEWVKFEVWKPGDGPVPQELSENSPAINFEAFQRQSMTDVKPDNVLTATLDLPEIHAAHDYISTYQEMFLAPSQLSRGMQHLKSPSTNQYSPSGSPE from the exons ATGAATCCTGCATTCACTTCCCATTCCTTGTACCACGAAGCTAAGATGAAGACCAAGAAAAGAAGTCACAAAGAAAAATACCGGCTCAAGTGTCTTCGGTTAAGGAGAATGGCAAAGGCGATGATCTTT GAGAATGCAGCTCTGTGTGATGAAATCGCCCGGATTGAAAGCAAATTTACCAGAGCAAAGGAAGAAAGAAG gtttttattaaaaaggCTACTGCAACTCCAGGCACTGAGTGAGGATGATCCATCTGGGACCCACAGCTccagcttatctcttccctttGACATGTCTGGACTGAGTGATGGAAACCTGGATATGAGTTTGACCAACATGGCGGAGGACAGTGCAGGAAAAAAGATAAAGAAAGACCGCAGGGAAAAGGGCAAAGAAAACAAATCCGAAT TTGTTAAAAAAATATCTAAGAAGAAGAAAGTTAGTGAAGGAGCAACGCGCAGATGGGTGCAGCCCATTCTCCTGGACCCTTGTGGTCGCCCTATATTCCCCATCGTATTGGATGGTTTGACAGTATACAGTCTTGGGGAG ATTGTGTCCAATCGCAGTAATTTCCATGACAAGGATGCTATTTATCCAGTTGGATTCTGCAGCACAAGAGTCTATGTCAGTATGAGGAGCCCTGACCAGAAGTGTCTGTATACTTGTCAGATAAAAGATGGATGGTCTGGCCCACAG TTTGAGATTGTGCCTGAAGATGATCCCCAGAATTCTATAGTTGGGAGCTCTGCTGCAGATTGTCATGCTACTCTTCTAAAGAACATATGTGCCATGCG GGGACAGATTATAACTGCTCAGGAGAACACCGGAGAATACTTTTTTGGGTTTACGCATCCCACTATTCAGAATTTGATACAGAGCTGTCCAGGCGCTCGTAAATGTGTAAG TTACGAGTGGGTAAAGTTTGAAGTGTGGAAGCCGGGAGATGGGCCTGTACCTCAGGAGCTCTCGGAGAATAGCCCGGCAATAAACTTTGAGGCTTTTCAGAGACAATCGATGACAGATGTTAAGCCAGACAATGTACTAACAG CGACATTAGATCTCCCGGAGATCCACGCCGCACATGACTATATCTCCACCTATCAGGAGATGTTCCTGGCTCCTTCACAGCTGTCCAGGGGCATGCAGCATCTGAAGTCTCCATCTACCAACCAGTACAGTCCATCGGGGTCTCCAGAGTGA